A genomic region of Zea mays cultivar B73 chromosome 6, Zm-B73-REFERENCE-NAM-5.0, whole genome shotgun sequence contains the following coding sequences:
- the LOC100322876 gene encoding Protein DETOXIFICATION 42 (The RefSeq protein has 5 substitutions compared to this genomic sequence), whose protein sequence is MHPPTHMRARAPIGNSGPDSLSYFIPLHPLLGVWTMHGGRERERESLLFLPDPSAGAMEGGGEHHHPLSVFLRDARLAFRWDELGQEIMRIAVPGALALMADPVASLVDTAFIGHIGPVELGAVGVSIAVFNQVSRIAVFPLVSVTTSFVAEEDAMSNGRDNDKIHQQNECNVSVSEMDELIPPEGASASTSISSFETDSCEVSVEQKRKNIPSVSTALLLGGVLGLLETLLLVLSAKPILGYMGVKPDSAMMKPALQYLVLRSLGAPAVLLSLAIQGVFRGFKDTKTPLYATVAGDAINIVLDPIFMFVFQYGVSGAAIAHVISQYFIASILLWRLRLHVDLLPPSFKHLQFGRFLKNGFLLLARVIAATCCVTLSASMAARLGSTPMAAFQICLQTWLACSLLADGLAFAGQAILASAFARKDYPKATATASRILQLALVLGLLLSILLGVGLRIGSRLFTSDQGVLHHIYIGIPFVCLTQPINALAFVFDGINYGASDFGYAAYSMVLVAVVSIICILTLESYVGFIGIWIALVIYMSLRMFAGFWRIGTAQGPWAYLRG, encoded by the exons ATGCACCCACCGACCCACATGCgcgcgcgcgcacccatcgggaaTTCCGGACCCGATTCGCTTTCCTATTTCATTCCACTCCACCCGCTTTTGGGTGTGTGGACGATgcatggggagagagagagggagcgggagagtctcctcctcctccccgaCCGGAGCGCCGGTGCCATGGAAGGGGGCGGCGAGCACCACCACCCGCTTAGCGTATTCCTCCGGGACGCGAG GCTCGCATTCAGATGGGACGAGCTCGGTCAGGAGATCATGAGGATCGCGGTGCCCGGCGCGCTCGCGCTCATGGCTGACCCAGTCGCCTCCCTCGTCGACACCGCCTTCATTGGCCACATAG GTCCAGTTGAACTTGGAGCTGTAGGTGTATCAATTGCCGTGTTTAATCAGGTCTCAAGAATTGCAGTGTTCCCACTTGTTAGCGTCACAACATCATTTGTTGCTGAGGAGGATGCTATGTCCAATGGCAGAGACAATGACAAAATACATCAACAAAACGAACGCAATGTTTCGGTCAGTGAAATGGATGAACTGATTCCTCCTGAAG GGGCTAGTGCCAGTACCAGCATATCGTCTTTTGAAACTGATTCATGTGAGGTCAGTGTTGAGCAGAAGAGGAAAAATATTCCATCAGTCTCTACAGCACTACTACTTGGTGGGGTGCTTGGCCTACTTGAAACCCTACTGCTTGTTCTCTCTGCAAAACCTATCTTAGGCTACATGGGTGTAAAACCG GACTCTGCGATGATGAAGCCCGCATTGCAGTACTTAGTTCTCAGATCTCTTGGTGCTCCTGCTGTTCTGTTATCTCTGGCAATACAAGGAGTCTTTCGCGGATTTAAGGATACAAAGACGCCTCTATACGCAACTG TGGCTGGAGATGCGATCAATATAGTTTTGGATCcaatatttatgtttgtgttccAATATGGTGTTAGTGGTGCCGCCATCGCTCATGTTATATCACA ATATTTCATTGCATCCATACTCTTATGGAGATTAAGGTTGCATGTTGATTTGTTGCCACCTAGCTTCAAACATCTGCAGTTTGGCCGATTTCTTAAAAATG GTTTTCTGCTACTTGCACGAGTTATTGCCGCAACTTGTTGTGTGACACTATCCGCTTCAATGGCCGCACGGCTAGGTTCAACTCCAATGGCTGCATTCCAGATCTGCTTGCAAACCTGGTTGGCTTGCTCACTTCTTGCCGATGGATTGGCTTTTGCTGGACAA GCCATACTTGCAAGTGCATTTGCTCGTAAGGACTATCCGAAGGCCACCGCCACAGCTTCTCGTATCTTGCAG CTGGCCTTGGTCTTGGGACTTCTCCTAAGCATACTTCTTGGTGTTGGTCTGCGCATAGGGTCCAGATTATTTACATCCGATCAGGGTGTACTGCATCATATCTACATAGGAATACCG TTTGTCTGCCTTACTCAACCAATCAACGCTCTGGCTTTTGTTTTTGATGGTATCAATTACGGAGCATCAGATTTCGGATATGCTGCCTACTCAATG GTCCTTGTTGCCGTTGTCAGTATCATTTGCATCCTCACTCTTGAAAGTTATGGCGGGTTTATTGGAATCTGGATAGCTCTGGTGATCTACATGAGCCTCCGGATGTTTGCTGGATTTTGGAG GATAGGGACGGCACAAGGGCCCTGGGCTTATCTTCGCGGCTGA